The Cloeon dipterum chromosome 3, ieCloDipt1.1, whole genome shotgun sequence genome includes a region encoding these proteins:
- the Cad99C gene encoding cadherin-99C isoform X1, giving the protein MWWRTWTLMLLALAAHTSGLCEVESGHTSIILDVEESRGDGIDQSLSPAELPVVGDLGTQIALDAIHPPNLRYFDLDGKRVKLTRPIDRESINATHLIFQLVCIDLQTQKKKNIPIIIRVSDINDNAPQFLYTPYQVTVSELVPLEKEIFTVKATDGDSGVNGMIEYSVVPGGPEVTTIARETSGRVADGFGYFKIPVPRMGNVVVNQSLNYERTTKYLVTIKATDRARNASERLSTTTIMTVQIQDEDDQDPSFVYRGCTLMDGACVHPEYFASVSSGVLSGVLSVRPERIHAVDMDSLGRAVQYSFVKGTPPNFRQYFDIDPRTGAVKQTRPVDTSVAKKFDLMIKAEEDSEIKRSATAKLIITVNPIDSNPPVIKASALEGVVAENAPVGTPVLDLTSKMIVLTVHDPDLGPGDPKPSYTYELTTTFFRVEPDGRLVVNEEGLDRDPPSPGRFRFQVVAREKGGTAASAPLSLMVTLKDVNDNSPRLPNLPPVTVEAGDASRRIIKVNATDKDEGENAEITYSIYHVSNNGGRKFRIDPALGVIESFGRLTAGEQYSITVQATDKGGRSSQGIVEVTVIPGPNTHAPRFSQAVYKAEVSEGAALNATVLTVTANDPEDDPVSYSIVSGNELRQFTINSQTGVISVIRRLDREDLTRYLLTVKAEDSGGLMSTANVDITVSDLNDKNPEFVDLPYEFKVKEGEAGITVGKVKAVDADEGPNAVVYYSVPPDVSFSIDAMSGEIRTKTSLDYEKQRTHIFVVTATDGGQEPRLATASVTVQVEDTNDELPIFEQTMYEAIVPENMPEFMVIQVKAEDLDSNQQITYTIRQGPSDLFMIDPQTGVIRTTRGLDYESAAEHQLVVGTLENPNTGPGAETRVNIKVEDRNDNAPVFTVLPPSPVSVEAEVSIGYSVAKVTAIDSDGTAPNNEVRYTLIGRGKATKYFSVDATSGQITVRDDLTKETDTEYELDLEARDGGQPSLSSSIALFVRVHHEKSATADGSLGFPDDTYTVEVAENAPLGDMIKELTIINSMTHPNAPLRCRVETTQLPNMFVAQITPNKTCLVTLNSSLDYEESKELKFKVVLETASGLLNPQKSSTTIKVKVQDVNDNVPTFIYPTQPAPRSLYMGAVSREAEVFTPILQVSAKDKDSGPFGELRYSIPKGQSAGASFFLDPSSGLLRTNGSMANLRGPLRFDVEVRDNPESKNESNTARATVVVDILEPPHRMVLVLADARPERVKTAESSLVNAIETHTGLAVGVERVTAHSYLQANGSLSVDDAATDVWFYVQDPETGALLPRNSSRVQRHVLGRNATASLKLAVSSALQATASEVREPLEQPRPKVVAAVAPASWDIFPYAMVAIACIVLVLSVVGIAYLCVSWHRYKTYKERMQRMYVVPRFDPVYVEPSLKEYETQVLQMSVPIDDSDSFNDLQLDFDAQKNHAFSLDNVSYITKSTGQHSPTSSEAATTARASELGANMVYATNNDNVTFRDNKNYQSSFSRHLAETTTEL; this is encoded by the exons ATGTGGTGGAGGACTTGGACGCTGATGCTCTTGGCCCTCGCGGCCCACACAA GCGGACTGTGCGAGGTCGAAAGTGGCCACACGAGCATTATCTTGGACGTTGAAGAAAGCCGAGGAGATG gaatcgatcaatctcTATCGCCCGCTGAACTTCCGGTCGTCGGGGACCTCGGAACTCAAATTGCGCTTGATGCCATTCACCCACCCAACTTGCGATACTTCGATCTAGATGGCAAAAGGGTCAAACTGACGAGACCCATTGACCGCGAGTCGATAAACGCCACTCACTTGATTTTTCAG CTGGTTTGTATCGATTTGCAAACccaaaagaagaaaaacatcCCAATCATCATCCGGGTGTCCGACATCAACGACAATGCACCCCAGTTTCTCTACACGCCCTACCAGGTCACAGTCAGTGAG CTGGTGCCTCTTGAAAAGGAGATTTTCACAGTTAAAGCCACAGACGGCGATTCCGGGGTGAACGGCATGATCGAGTACTCGGTGGTGCCAGGTGGACCAGAGGTGACCACCATCGCCCGGGAGACCAGCGGCCGGGTCGCCGACGGGTTCGGCTACTTCAAAATTCCGGTGCCGCGCATGGGCAACGTCGTGGTCAACCAGAGCCTCAACTACGAACGCACCACGAAATACTTGGTCACGATAAAGGCTACT GACCGAGCCCGAAATGCTTCCGAACGACTTTCTACGACAACGATAATGACTGTGCAGATTCAGGACGAAGATGACCAAGACCCGAGCTTCGTGTACCGCGGCTGCACCCTGATGGACGGCGCGTGCGTCCACCCTGAGTACTTCGCCAGCGTGTCAAGCGGCGTGCTGTCGGGCGTGCTATCCGTTCGCCCTGAGCGAATCCACGCGGTCGACATGGATTCGCTCGGGCGCGCCGTGCAGTATTCCTTCGTGAAGGGCACGCCGCCCAACTTCCGGCAGTACTTTGACATCGATCCACGCACCGGCGCCGTCAAGCAAACTAGACCCGTGGACACGTCGGTGGCTAAGAAGTTCGACCTGATGATCAAGGCCGAGGAGGACTCGGAAATCAAACGCAGCGCCACGGCCAAGCTGATCATCACGGTCAACCCCATCGACAGCAACCCTCCTGTGATCAAGGCATCCGCCCTAGAAGGGGTTGTAGCTGAAAACGCACCCGTTGGCACGCCGGTGCTGGACCTCACCAGCAAGATGATCGTTCTCACTGTCCACGATCCtgatttg gGACCTGGTGATCCGAAGCCCTCCTACACCTACGAGCTGACCACAACGTTTTTCAGGGTGGAGCCAGACGGGCGGCTGGTCGTTAACGAAGAGGGCCTCGACAGGGACCCACCTAGTCCAGGGCGTTTCCGTTTCCAG GTTGTCGCGAGGGAAAAAGGCGGAACTGCTGCGTCTGCCCCACTTTCCCTGATGGTGACCCTGAAGGACGTCAACGACAACTCGCCTCGTCTGCCGAATCTGCCGCCAGTGACGGTTGAGGCCGGAGACGCGTCGAGGCGTATCATCAAAGTCAACGCCACTGACAAGGACGAGGGCGAAAACGCCGAAATCACTTACTCGATCTATCACGTGTCCAACAACGGTGGACGCAAGTTTAGAATCGACCCTGCCCTTGGAGTCATCGAGTCCTTTGGCAGACTCACTGCAGGAGAGCAGTACAGCATCACAGTTcag gcTACAGACAAGGGCGGTCGCTCGAGCCAGGGCATAGTCGAAGTGACTGTGATCCCCGGCCCCAACACACACGCACCCCGTTTCTCTCAAGCCGTGTACAAGGCTGAGGTGAGCGAAGGCGCTGCCCTGAACGCCACCGTCCTCACCGTCACAGCCAACGACCCTGAAGATGACCCTGTCAGCTATAGCATTGTTTCGGGCAACGAGCTGCGTCAGTTCACCATCAATTCTCAAACCGGCGTCATCTCAGTGATCAGGCGACTGGACAGGGAAGACCTGACCAGGTACCTGCTGACGGTCAAGGCGGAGGACTCAGGAGGGTTGATGTCCACAGCCAACGTGGACATCACGGTTTCCGACTTGAACGATAAAAATCCAGAGTTTGTGGACTTGCCTTATGAGTTTAAG gTCAAAGAAGGCGAGGCGGGGATCACTGTCGGCAAAGTCAAAGCGGTGGATGCTGACGAAGGTCCAAATGCTGTCGTTTACTATTCGGTGCCACCAGACGTATCCTTCAGCATTGACGCAATGAGCGGCGAAATCCGAACCAAAACCTCTCTGGACTACGAGAAACAACGCACGCACATTTTTGTAGTCACTGCGACAGATGGTGGCCAAGAGCCAAGGCTGGCTACAGCATCTGTAACCGTGCAAGTTGAGGACACGAATGACGAACTGCCCATTTTTGAGCAGACCATGTACGAAGCCATCGTCCCAGAAAATATGCCTGAGTTCATGGTCATCcaagtaaag GCCGAGGACTTGGATTCTAATCAGCAGATAACTTACACCATCCGCCAGGGACCAAGCGACCTGTTCATGATCGACCCACAGACCGGAGTCATCAGGACGACGCGAGGCCTCGACTACGAGTCTGCAGCCGAGCACCAGCTCGTGGTCGGCACTTTGGAGAACCCCAACACCGGGCCAGGAGCTGAAACCAGAGTCAACATCAAAGTGGAAGACCGAAACGACAACGCTCCAGTCTTCACGGTGCTGCCTCCCAGCCCTGTGTCCGTCGAAGCTGAGGTGTCGATCGGTTATTCGGTCGCCAAAGTGACGGCCATCGACAGCGACGGAACAGCGCCCAATAACGAAGTGCGATACACCTTGATCGGACGCGGCAAGGCTACCAAATACTTCTCCGTGGACGCAACCAGCGGACAGATTACCGTCAGGGATGACCTGACAAAA gagaCTGACACAGAATACGAGCTAGATTTAGAGGCCAGAGATGGTGGACAGCCTTCGTTGTCCTCGAGTATCGCCCTGTTTGTCCGTGTCCATCACGAAAAATCAGCCACAGCTGATGGCAGCCTTGGCTTTCCTGACGACACCTACACGGTGGAGGTTGCGGAAAATGCTCCGCTGGGAGATATGATCAAGGAGCTAACAATCATCAACTCCATGACGCATCCTAATGCACCATTGCGGTGCCGAGTGGAAACGACACAATTACCAA ATATGTTCGTTGCCCAAATCACGCCTAATAAAACGTGCTTGGTCACACTGAACTCAAGCCTGGACTACGAGGAGAGTAAAGAGTTAAAGTTCAAAGTTGTCCTGGAGACAGCTAGCGGACTGCTCAATCCTCAGAAGTCATCGACCAcc ATCAAAGTCAAGGTCCAGGATGTGAACGACAACGTGCCGACCTTCATCTACCCAACTCAGCCAGCGCCGCGCTCCCTCTACATGGGAGCTGTGTCCCGCGAGGCCGAGGTCTTCACGCCGATCCTGCAGGTGTCGGCCAAAGACAAGGACAGTGGCCCATTCGGGGAGCTGCGCTACAGCATCCCTAAAGGTCAGTCAGCCGGCGCCTCGTTCTTCCTCGACCCCAGCTCGGGCCTGTTGCGCACCAACGGTTCCATGGCCAACCTGCGGGGGCCGCTCAGGTTCGATGTGGAGGTCCGCGACAACCCTGAGTCCAAGAACGAGTCCAACACGGCCAGGGCCACCGTGGTCGTGGACATCCTGGAGCCGCCGCACCGCATGGTGCTGGTGCTGGCCGACGCGCGGCCCGAACGCGTCAAGACGGCCGAGTCGAGCCTCGTGAACGCCATCGAGACGCACACCGGGCTGGCCGTGGGCGTCGAACGCGTCACGGCACACTCGTACCTGCAGGCCAACGGCAGCCTGAGCGTCGACGACGCGGCTACAGACGTGTGGTTCTACGTGCAGGACCCTGAAACCGGAGCCCTGCTGCCGCGCAACTCGTCGCGCGTGCAGCGCCACGTGCTTGGACGCAACGCCACCGCGTCGCTCAAGCTGGCCGTCTCGTCCGCCTTGCAGGCCACGGCCTCCGAGGTGCGCGAGCCGCTCGAGCAGCCCAGGCCCAAGGTGGTGGCCGCTGTTGCACCGGCCTCCTGGGACATCTTCCCCTACGCCATGGTTGCCATCGCGTGCATCGTCCTCGTGCTCAGCGTGGTCGGCATCGCCTACTTGTGCGTCTCCTGGCACAG GTATAAAACGTACAAAGAAAGGATGCAGCGTATGTACGTTGTTCCCAGATTTGATCCAGTCTATGTCGAGCCAAGTCTAAAAGAGTACGAAACTCAG gTTTTACAAATGAGCGTGCCAATCGACGACTCTGACAGCTTTAACGACCTGCAGTTGGACTTTGACGCTCAAAAGAACCACGCGTTTTCGCTGGACAACGTGAGCTACATAACCAAGAGCACGGGACAGCACAGCCCAACCAGCTCGGAGGCGGCAACCACGGCCAGGGCGTCCGAGCTTGGTGCCAATATGGTGTACGCAACCAACAACGATAACGTCACGTTTCGCGACAACAAAAACTACCAGAGTTCGTTCTCGCGCCACCTGGCGGAGACCACCACTGAACTGTGA
- the Cad99C gene encoding cadherin-99C isoform X2, whose protein sequence is MIFSAAVLAAFLAAAAANHIVIQRIPPRTTTTDRARNASERLSTTTIMTVQIQDEDDQDPSFVYRGCTLMDGACVHPEYFASVSSGVLSGVLSVRPERIHAVDMDSLGRAVQYSFVKGTPPNFRQYFDIDPRTGAVKQTRPVDTSVAKKFDLMIKAEEDSEIKRSATAKLIITVNPIDSNPPVIKASALEGVVAENAPVGTPVLDLTSKMIVLTVHDPDLGPGDPKPSYTYELTTTFFRVEPDGRLVVNEEGLDRDPPSPGRFRFQVVAREKGGTAASAPLSLMVTLKDVNDNSPRLPNLPPVTVEAGDASRRIIKVNATDKDEGENAEITYSIYHVSNNGGRKFRIDPALGVIESFGRLTAGEQYSITVQATDKGGRSSQGIVEVTVIPGPNTHAPRFSQAVYKAEVSEGAALNATVLTVTANDPEDDPVSYSIVSGNELRQFTINSQTGVISVIRRLDREDLTRYLLTVKAEDSGGLMSTANVDITVSDLNDKNPEFVDLPYEFKVKEGEAGITVGKVKAVDADEGPNAVVYYSVPPDVSFSIDAMSGEIRTKTSLDYEKQRTHIFVVTATDGGQEPRLATASVTVQVEDTNDELPIFEQTMYEAIVPENMPEFMVIQVKAEDLDSNQQITYTIRQGPSDLFMIDPQTGVIRTTRGLDYESAAEHQLVVGTLENPNTGPGAETRVNIKVEDRNDNAPVFTVLPPSPVSVEAEVSIGYSVAKVTAIDSDGTAPNNEVRYTLIGRGKATKYFSVDATSGQITVRDDLTKETDTEYELDLEARDGGQPSLSSSIALFVRVHHEKSATADGSLGFPDDTYTVEVAENAPLGDMIKELTIINSMTHPNAPLRCRVETTQLPNMFVAQITPNKTCLVTLNSSLDYEESKELKFKVVLETASGLLNPQKSSTTIKVKVQDVNDNVPTFIYPTQPAPRSLYMGAVSREAEVFTPILQVSAKDKDSGPFGELRYSIPKGQSAGASFFLDPSSGLLRTNGSMANLRGPLRFDVEVRDNPESKNESNTARATVVVDILEPPHRMVLVLADARPERVKTAESSLVNAIETHTGLAVGVERVTAHSYLQANGSLSVDDAATDVWFYVQDPETGALLPRNSSRVQRHVLGRNATASLKLAVSSALQATASEVREPLEQPRPKVVAAVAPASWDIFPYAMVAIACIVLVLSVVGIAYLCVSWHRYKTYKERMQRMYVVPRFDPVYVEPSLKEYETQVLQMSVPIDDSDSFNDLQLDFDAQKNHAFSLDNVSYITKSTGQHSPTSSEAATTARASELGANMVYATNNDNVTFRDNKNYQSSFSRHLAETTTEL, encoded by the exons ATGATTTTCTCGGCGGCAGTGCTTGCGGCCTTCCtggcggccgccgcggccaaCCACATCGTAATCCAACGAATTCCACCCAGGACCACCACCACT GACCGAGCCCGAAATGCTTCCGAACGACTTTCTACGACAACGATAATGACTGTGCAGATTCAGGACGAAGATGACCAAGACCCGAGCTTCGTGTACCGCGGCTGCACCCTGATGGACGGCGCGTGCGTCCACCCTGAGTACTTCGCCAGCGTGTCAAGCGGCGTGCTGTCGGGCGTGCTATCCGTTCGCCCTGAGCGAATCCACGCGGTCGACATGGATTCGCTCGGGCGCGCCGTGCAGTATTCCTTCGTGAAGGGCACGCCGCCCAACTTCCGGCAGTACTTTGACATCGATCCACGCACCGGCGCCGTCAAGCAAACTAGACCCGTGGACACGTCGGTGGCTAAGAAGTTCGACCTGATGATCAAGGCCGAGGAGGACTCGGAAATCAAACGCAGCGCCACGGCCAAGCTGATCATCACGGTCAACCCCATCGACAGCAACCCTCCTGTGATCAAGGCATCCGCCCTAGAAGGGGTTGTAGCTGAAAACGCACCCGTTGGCACGCCGGTGCTGGACCTCACCAGCAAGATGATCGTTCTCACTGTCCACGATCCtgatttg gGACCTGGTGATCCGAAGCCCTCCTACACCTACGAGCTGACCACAACGTTTTTCAGGGTGGAGCCAGACGGGCGGCTGGTCGTTAACGAAGAGGGCCTCGACAGGGACCCACCTAGTCCAGGGCGTTTCCGTTTCCAG GTTGTCGCGAGGGAAAAAGGCGGAACTGCTGCGTCTGCCCCACTTTCCCTGATGGTGACCCTGAAGGACGTCAACGACAACTCGCCTCGTCTGCCGAATCTGCCGCCAGTGACGGTTGAGGCCGGAGACGCGTCGAGGCGTATCATCAAAGTCAACGCCACTGACAAGGACGAGGGCGAAAACGCCGAAATCACTTACTCGATCTATCACGTGTCCAACAACGGTGGACGCAAGTTTAGAATCGACCCTGCCCTTGGAGTCATCGAGTCCTTTGGCAGACTCACTGCAGGAGAGCAGTACAGCATCACAGTTcag gcTACAGACAAGGGCGGTCGCTCGAGCCAGGGCATAGTCGAAGTGACTGTGATCCCCGGCCCCAACACACACGCACCCCGTTTCTCTCAAGCCGTGTACAAGGCTGAGGTGAGCGAAGGCGCTGCCCTGAACGCCACCGTCCTCACCGTCACAGCCAACGACCCTGAAGATGACCCTGTCAGCTATAGCATTGTTTCGGGCAACGAGCTGCGTCAGTTCACCATCAATTCTCAAACCGGCGTCATCTCAGTGATCAGGCGACTGGACAGGGAAGACCTGACCAGGTACCTGCTGACGGTCAAGGCGGAGGACTCAGGAGGGTTGATGTCCACAGCCAACGTGGACATCACGGTTTCCGACTTGAACGATAAAAATCCAGAGTTTGTGGACTTGCCTTATGAGTTTAAG gTCAAAGAAGGCGAGGCGGGGATCACTGTCGGCAAAGTCAAAGCGGTGGATGCTGACGAAGGTCCAAATGCTGTCGTTTACTATTCGGTGCCACCAGACGTATCCTTCAGCATTGACGCAATGAGCGGCGAAATCCGAACCAAAACCTCTCTGGACTACGAGAAACAACGCACGCACATTTTTGTAGTCACTGCGACAGATGGTGGCCAAGAGCCAAGGCTGGCTACAGCATCTGTAACCGTGCAAGTTGAGGACACGAATGACGAACTGCCCATTTTTGAGCAGACCATGTACGAAGCCATCGTCCCAGAAAATATGCCTGAGTTCATGGTCATCcaagtaaag GCCGAGGACTTGGATTCTAATCAGCAGATAACTTACACCATCCGCCAGGGACCAAGCGACCTGTTCATGATCGACCCACAGACCGGAGTCATCAGGACGACGCGAGGCCTCGACTACGAGTCTGCAGCCGAGCACCAGCTCGTGGTCGGCACTTTGGAGAACCCCAACACCGGGCCAGGAGCTGAAACCAGAGTCAACATCAAAGTGGAAGACCGAAACGACAACGCTCCAGTCTTCACGGTGCTGCCTCCCAGCCCTGTGTCCGTCGAAGCTGAGGTGTCGATCGGTTATTCGGTCGCCAAAGTGACGGCCATCGACAGCGACGGAACAGCGCCCAATAACGAAGTGCGATACACCTTGATCGGACGCGGCAAGGCTACCAAATACTTCTCCGTGGACGCAACCAGCGGACAGATTACCGTCAGGGATGACCTGACAAAA gagaCTGACACAGAATACGAGCTAGATTTAGAGGCCAGAGATGGTGGACAGCCTTCGTTGTCCTCGAGTATCGCCCTGTTTGTCCGTGTCCATCACGAAAAATCAGCCACAGCTGATGGCAGCCTTGGCTTTCCTGACGACACCTACACGGTGGAGGTTGCGGAAAATGCTCCGCTGGGAGATATGATCAAGGAGCTAACAATCATCAACTCCATGACGCATCCTAATGCACCATTGCGGTGCCGAGTGGAAACGACACAATTACCAA ATATGTTCGTTGCCCAAATCACGCCTAATAAAACGTGCTTGGTCACACTGAACTCAAGCCTGGACTACGAGGAGAGTAAAGAGTTAAAGTTCAAAGTTGTCCTGGAGACAGCTAGCGGACTGCTCAATCCTCAGAAGTCATCGACCAcc ATCAAAGTCAAGGTCCAGGATGTGAACGACAACGTGCCGACCTTCATCTACCCAACTCAGCCAGCGCCGCGCTCCCTCTACATGGGAGCTGTGTCCCGCGAGGCCGAGGTCTTCACGCCGATCCTGCAGGTGTCGGCCAAAGACAAGGACAGTGGCCCATTCGGGGAGCTGCGCTACAGCATCCCTAAAGGTCAGTCAGCCGGCGCCTCGTTCTTCCTCGACCCCAGCTCGGGCCTGTTGCGCACCAACGGTTCCATGGCCAACCTGCGGGGGCCGCTCAGGTTCGATGTGGAGGTCCGCGACAACCCTGAGTCCAAGAACGAGTCCAACACGGCCAGGGCCACCGTGGTCGTGGACATCCTGGAGCCGCCGCACCGCATGGTGCTGGTGCTGGCCGACGCGCGGCCCGAACGCGTCAAGACGGCCGAGTCGAGCCTCGTGAACGCCATCGAGACGCACACCGGGCTGGCCGTGGGCGTCGAACGCGTCACGGCACACTCGTACCTGCAGGCCAACGGCAGCCTGAGCGTCGACGACGCGGCTACAGACGTGTGGTTCTACGTGCAGGACCCTGAAACCGGAGCCCTGCTGCCGCGCAACTCGTCGCGCGTGCAGCGCCACGTGCTTGGACGCAACGCCACCGCGTCGCTCAAGCTGGCCGTCTCGTCCGCCTTGCAGGCCACGGCCTCCGAGGTGCGCGAGCCGCTCGAGCAGCCCAGGCCCAAGGTGGTGGCCGCTGTTGCACCGGCCTCCTGGGACATCTTCCCCTACGCCATGGTTGCCATCGCGTGCATCGTCCTCGTGCTCAGCGTGGTCGGCATCGCCTACTTGTGCGTCTCCTGGCACAG GTATAAAACGTACAAAGAAAGGATGCAGCGTATGTACGTTGTTCCCAGATTTGATCCAGTCTATGTCGAGCCAAGTCTAAAAGAGTACGAAACTCAG gTTTTACAAATGAGCGTGCCAATCGACGACTCTGACAGCTTTAACGACCTGCAGTTGGACTTTGACGCTCAAAAGAACCACGCGTTTTCGCTGGACAACGTGAGCTACATAACCAAGAGCACGGGACAGCACAGCCCAACCAGCTCGGAGGCGGCAACCACGGCCAGGGCGTCCGAGCTTGGTGCCAATATGGTGTACGCAACCAACAACGATAACGTCACGTTTCGCGACAACAAAAACTACCAGAGTTCGTTCTCGCGCCACCTGGCGGAGACCACCACTGAACTGTGA